The Aestuariirhabdus haliotis genome segment ACAAGGGCTTCAACACCGAGAGAAACCATTTTAGGACCGCCCTACGGGGCTTTCAGGCGAACCCAGACTCTTTGTTACGCCTTTTTGAAAGGTCTCGACATTACTGCAAAGACGTGCCGCGATTCTGGATTGGCCTGAAAGCCAGAGTTCATCTGAATTAATCAGAGGTGCCCTAAAGCCAATCTTATCCATTTGAATAGCGTTCAGCTTGTTTGTCGGTACACCAGATTGAACCGGCAACTATTCTAAACCAGTGATTCGTTGCCAGGCGTCGAGCAGTTCAGGGTTAATGCTGGATTGATCCTCAATCACTAGCGCCTTGATCTCAGCAGTCTGGTGGTGAGGCAACTGACGATGCTGAAACGCCGGCAGGCCAGCGAAAGCCGTTTGTAGAATCTGCACCATATCGCCATGGGAAACCAATAGAACGACTTCTCCGGCTACCGTGCTTTCCAACCGTTTCAGAATCCCCAGACCTCGATGCAACACCGCCTGAGGTAACTCAACCCTATTATGTGTCTCATCCTTGCTGCACTTGCGCTCAGGATGATCCTCTTGAACAGCGTCCTGAGCCCAGACGGTTTGATAACAGTCGTCCGATTCGCCCTCATAGCAACCGAAGTATCGCTCACGTAAACCGGGCTCCAACACCGGGGCCGGCAGTTCCAATTGCGCCGCGACCAATTGCGCCGTTTGTCGAGTGCGTAAAAAGTCGGAGCACAGAATCAAGCTCGGTTTTTTCTCCAGTCGTGCTGCCGAGTCGATGACCTGGCGCTCCCCTTCCCGGGTCAGGCCAAAAGCATTACAGCCCCTGACCGGGTCGCTAACAATCAACCCGGCGACATTCGCCTCGCTCTGGCCATGACGCATCAGGTAATAGCTATTTTTCCATCGCACCATTGGCTTAGACTCCACCCTGATAATGATGTTTCTCAGCTGTTTTCGATCAGATCAAGCGCTTGCGAATATTGACCACCAGTATTTCAGCCACAATCACAACCACAAAAATTGCCAGCAGCGCCATCGATACCCGCTGCCATTCGAACAGGTTCATGGCGTCGTTCAACACCACGCCAATGCCCCCGGCACCGACCAGGCCCAGCACCGCAGACTCGCGCACATTGATATCCCAACGGAACAGTACGATGCTAAAAAACGCCGGCATAACCTGCGGCCAGTAACCTTTTAGCAGCACCGACATCCAGGATGCTCCGGTCGCACGCAACGCCTCGATGGCCCCCATATTGACCTCTTCAATCGCTTCACCGAGTAGCTTGCCGACAAAGCCGACCGAACGAAAAGCGATGGCTAAAACGCCCGAAATCACCCCCGGACCAAAGATGGCAACGAACAGCAATGCCCACACCAAGGAGTTAACGGAACGGGAAGAGACCAGGAAAAATCGTGCGATCCAATGCACCCAGGGAGAGGCTACAACATTGCTGGCATTCATCAGTGCCAGGGGCATCGCCAGAGGCAGGGTCAACAGGGTTCCAATGGTGGCAATATTAAGGGTCTCGATCATCGCCCCCTGTACGGTCATCGGATAATAGGCAAAATCGATTGGCCACATTCGACGGAACAGATCGGCCATTTGTGCGGGTGCATCATAGAAAAATTCAGGAATGACTTCCACGGTTCGCAGAGAAACCAGTAACGCCAGCAAGACACACAGGTAGACCGCGTAGCGTGACAGTTTTTGCGGCAACGTAAAGCGCTGCCAATGGTGATCAATGGCCGTCATCGGAACACCCTCCGAACTACGTTAGAGAGAAATTCACCAAACATGATCAGGGCAATAATGGTAATCAGAATGGCCGCGACAAAATCGTAATCGAAGCGCTGAAAGGCAGAAAACAAGGTGCCCCCCAAGCCACCTGCGCCCACGATACCCACCATGGTTGAGTTGCGCAGATTGGAATCGAGCTGGTACGTCGAGAAACCAATAAATCGGGATAACACCTGCGGCATCACCGAGAAAAGAATGACGCTGACAAAACCCGCTCCGGTAGCGCGAATAGCTTCCACCTGCTTTAACGACACCTCCTCGATCGCTTCGGCAAACAGCTTGGCGATAAAGCCAATGGACGCCACTATTAACGTCAGAATTCCCGCCAGGGCACCAAAGCCAACACTCTTCACAAACAGAATGGCCACGATCACCGGGTGGAACGTTCGGCATAGGGCAATCAACGAACGGACAGGGGCGCTAACCCACAGAGGCATCAAATTCCGCGCCGCAAACAAGCCCAGAAAAAGCGACAAGCCAATGCCGATCACGGTTGAAATAATGGCAATTTCGAGGCTCTCGACCAAACCACCCAGCAAGAGTTCAGAACGCGAAAAATTGGGCGGAAACATGCGTTCCAATAACCGATCGGCAAACCCAAGACCGTTGCTAAAACGTTCCCAACTCACCCCCATGGTATTGAAGGAATACAGCAGATAAGCCGCCAGTAAAACCCAGCCAGCACTGGTTAACCCGTTTCGTTTGAAGGGATTGTCTCGATCGACGGCTCCCGGCGCTATACCAGCCATGACTCGCCCCCGTAGATCAGCTTCAAGTCATCGTCGGTAATGCCATCGGGTTCACCGTCGTACACCACCTGTCCATTGGACATACCGATCATGCGTTTGGCAAACCGGCGCGCCAGGGTAACATCATGAATATTCACCAACGCCGGAATATTCTTCTCCTGGGCAAAACGTTCCAGCAGTTCCATGATCTCCACGGCAGTTTTGGGATCCAGCGACGAGGTCGGCTCATCGGCCAACAAAATCCGTGGATTCTGCATCACCGCACGAGCGATACCGACTCGCTGCCTCTGCCCTCCGGACAAACTGTCGGCGCGCGCGCTGGCGTGTTCGGTGAGCCCCACGGCATCGAGTAACTCAAAAGCGGTATTGATATCCTGCTGCCTGAATTTTCGTCGCCAGGCACTCCAGGCCGACATATAACCGAGACGCCCGGTGAGCACGTTTTCAATAACACTCAGGCGCTCCACCAGATTGTATTCCTGAAATACCATACCCACATGGCGGCGCAGTTTACGCAGCTGCAGACCTTTGGCCGTGCAAAGATCCGCTTGATCAAAAATGATCTCTCCCTCTGTGGGATCAATCAACCGATTGATGCAACGTAACAGGGTACTTTTCCCGGTACCGGAGGGCCCAATGATGGCGATGATTCCCGGTTGATCAATCGTAATATCGATACCCTTGAGTACCGGGTTACCGCTTGTGTACTCTTTTTTGAGCCCACGTATATCAAGAAAGTTTTGGGCCTCTACCGAGGCTTCAGCTGCAGACATATTTACATCCTGAAAATAATAGCGTCAGCCAGCAACGCCGTTTCATTGAACGAACTTGTTATTTTTTTTCGAACTTCAATTTATCCAGCAGGTGATAAGAACACCTGCTGGTTGTCCGGTGCCGGTTATTCCATGCAACCCGCGTAATAGGTCACCGTTGCTGGCCAGTCTGAAAAGACGCCAATAACACCAACCTCCCTCACCAACACATCGAGCATTTCATAGGTATCACCGTCATTGTCGATCACCGCTTTGGTGGTTTGGTAATACCAGCCGCCGCCTTCGTTCAAAGGTCCCGACCGTTCCAGTGTCCAGGTAATAATATCCAGTCCGGCGGCGCGAGCATTACGGGCATAGGCTGAGGGAACAATCTTGCCGTTCTCAACCTTCACCAGCATCCACATCGGTGGAGCAATTATTTTTACGCCCTGCGCGACCAGTTCATCCATGCTCGGTGACCAGGTTTCTGGCCGGCTGTGGTCGAAGCCATCATCGTTGTAACGACCATCCAGATAGACCGCCTGCCGGGCAAAACCTGGCTCCGAGGATAGCCAATACTTCAAGTCGTCATAATTGAATGACTGGGGAAACACCTCAGAGGGATCGATACCCATTTGCTTATATTCATCGATCAGCTGTTGGGCATAATCCTGCTGGCGGTAATTCCCCTGATAGGGCATCTCTACAGCAGGCGCTTTCAGCTCCGGTGTCATCTTGACGCCAAGCTGCTTAAACAGTTCGATGCTCTGTTTGTGACTCATCAAAGTGCCGCTTGTCGCATACAGATCGGTACGATAATTGGCGGTAGCATCCAGATATTCTTCCAGTGTTTTGGCGTCTGAATTGCCTGCATCCATTTTGCCTTGCAAGGATAGAAATTCATCCAGCGTAATATCACTGGTCCGGCATTCGACATTTTCAAAAGGCTTGTCGGCTGTGAAGTCCGGTGGTGTTGAACACTTCGCGGCCAGCTCGGGCACACTGAGAATATTGGTGGTGGTATGCAGGTCACTCTGGGAATGTCGGCAAACCAGCTCTTTATCCTTGGTAAAGGTGACATCGCATTCCAGCACACCGGCACCCATTACCGCCGCCGCGATATAGGATTCACGGGTATGCTCGGGAAACTGTAGCGGCGCCCCACGATGACCAATGGACAAATCACTGGCTTCAAAGCGTTGCTCTTTGCATTGCTGTAATCGCGTCTTTAACGGGCTCGGCTGCATGGCATCAACCAGAAAGAAAGGGCGCGGTCCCAGTTGCACAGTCAATGCTTTACCATCATCGGCGACGGTTGCAGGCGCAATACCCGCGGCCAACAGCATCGCGGAACCGACCTTCAAAATCTGAACGAGTCTATTCATAAAATCTACCTGTAATAGTCATTGAGGAAGGCAGGGCTCAGTCTCTATCAGATCGATCCGTGCAACCGTTGCGCTGCAAATCTGAATCGAATACCTGGCCCTGCGTCTCCAGACTATGGTTCGGATGTTACAAAACGGCAGTTGGTTAGCATCAAGCTAATCACTCGCTCTTTTTGGCCGCTTCGGCAGCCAACTGTTTGGCTCGCTTCTTGGCGGCTTTGGCGGCATCCTTTTCGGCCAGCTTTTTCAAACCGGTTTTGGTGTATGCGGTCCCCGTAGCATGAGCAATATCGCGGATAACTTGCCAGTCCTTCTGGTAGGTGATCGGGTAGAAGCGATCGGTACCATTAAACGTCTCTTGCATGGCGGGAGGAAAACGGAACGAGCTGAAGGCGTGCTTGATCTTTTTCACCAGGTCCGGATGCAGATCGTGTGCATAACCAAAGGATGATGTTGGGAATCGGGGGCTGGTATAGATGATTCGGAAATCATCCTTTTTAATACGTCCCGCTGTAACCATCCGATCAAACACATCCGAGGCCACCGGTGCGGCATCATAGTCGCCGCTCAACACGCCCATGATGGACTGATCGTGTTTTCCGGAATATTTGACGGTGTAATCGGTATCGGGGGTGATACCCTGCTCCGGGAACAGGGCTCGGGGGGCCAGATTACCCGAATTGGAAGAGGCCGAGGTGTGGGCAACGGTCTTGCCTTTGATATCGTCCATGGCCTGAATCGAACTGTCTTTCCTGACGATTACAATCAGGTTATAACCCTGGAACGAATCGGCAAAGCCTTTCACCGCAATCGGCACGTAGCCACCCAGATTGACCGCATAACCGGTTGGACCGGTAGAAAAACCGGCAATGTGCAAACGACCGGAACGAATCGCTTCGACTTCGGCCGCGTTGGAATGCACGGTGTAATAGATCACCTTCTTGCCGGTCACTTCGCTGAGATATTTCTGGAAATCACTAAAGGCATCTTTATAAACCGCCGGATCTTCTACCGGGGTATAGGTGAAGACCAGGGTACTGGGATCACGCCATTGTGAAGGGTCTGTTGGGCTATCGGCTACCAGGTCCTTATTTTCATCGCAAAATTTATCATCCAGCACACCGCGATGACTGCAGTCAGCCGCCTGGACAGCGCCAGCACCCAGCAGCAAGGCGCTGGACAGTAATAATCGGGATAGGAGTTTCTTTGGCATCGTCATTTCCTTGTACGCTTATTATTGTTGTAGTCCATCACAGAACACTGCGACGGGCGCGAATCCTAAGGTGGCCCTTAAGCTCTCCCGACAATAGAGCAAAAGCAGTGCCACAACATTTAAACCCTGATATCACAAGCCGTTATAAACCCTGCCCGTTTTGCCGCCGATAGAAATGGGTCATTTATGCCCCATCTCTACCGCCTAATGGGTCAACTTTGTCTTTCGCTTTCCAGTGACTTGAAATGCAACTTATCTAACTGATGTTTCTTCATTTTTCGATACAGGGTCTTGCGGGACAGATTCAACAACTCAGCGGCTTCGTTCAACTGCCCCTGGGTCGCATTCAATCCCTTCTCCAGAATACGAAGCTCATAACGCTTCATCTGCTGGTCATAGCTGATCGATTCCAAGTCATGCTCGTCAGGCCAGACCGTTGCAACCGTTTCGCGAATGCCCAGCACAAAACGATCAGCGGCGTTCTTTAGCTCACGCACATTGCCCGGCCAGGGGTATTGCAATAGGCGGCTGGCTTCAACCGGGCTGAGCGCGGGCATTGGGCGGGAATAATTGTCACTGGCCTTGCGAGCATAGAAGTGAAACAGCGGCAGCACATCTTCTGGTCGCGCTTGCAACGGCGGAATCGTCAGACTGGCAACATTCAAGCGGTAGTACAGATCCTTGCGGAAACCGCCCTCATCCCCCAGCTTGCCAAGGTCATCTTTACTGGCTGCGATCACCGTCAATGCAACCGGAATAGGAGTGCTGCTGCCGACCCGTTCGATGGTGCGTTCCTGTAAGACTCTCAGTAATTTCACCTGCACCGACAGGGACATGGATTCAATTTCATCCAAAAACAGAGTACCACCGTTGGCCACTTCTATTTTTCCGATATGACGTTTGTTGGCTCCAGTAAAAGCCCCCGCCTCGTGGCCAAAGAGTTCACTTTCAATAAGACTCTCGCTCATACCACCGCAATTGATGGCGACAAAGCGTTTGTCTTTACGTGAGCTAAACTGGTGCAAAGCACGCGCGACAACATCTTTACCACTGCCGGTATCGCCGTAAATAATGGTATCAACGTTTGCCGCCGCAAGTGCCAATACCTGCTGACGAATCTGCTTAATGGCCATCGACTCGCCGATAATAAACCGCTCAATACCCTGTTGCTGATGTAAACTGCTTTTCAAATATCGGTTCTCCAGCACCAGCTGTCGTTGCTCGATGGCCCGCTGCAAGCGACCAAACAACTGATCCGGCTGCAACGGCTTTTCCAGAAAATCGTACGCACCCTGTTTCATCGCCTCGATCGCCATAGGAATATCGCCATGTCCACTCATCAACAATACCGGAATCTCTGTATCGCATTGCTGCAACTTCGATAATAATGCCAGGCCGTCCATTTTCGGCATTTTTACATCACTGAGCACCACCGCCGGGCACTCATCCGATAAATAGCCCAGGGCCCTCTCAGGAGACGAAAAGGCGACTACCTTAAACTCTTCCAACTCCAGCATTTCCACCAGGGCTTCGGTAACCTCCTGGTCATCATCGATAATGACCACTTCTATATCAGGATGCATCCAGCACCTCCTTCGGCAATTTACCGGTCATGGATTGGGTTTCGGATTTCGGTAAATGTTCGGATCCTTCATGGGTTCGATCCGGGGACCGCTGCAACTCAAGCACAAAGCAACTACCGCCCTCGGGCACCTCATACACCCTTATCTTGCCGCCGAAATCCTGCACTATGTTATAACTGATCGACAAACCCAGACCCAGGCCCTGCCCCACCTCTTTACTGGTAAAAAACGGATCAAAGATCTGCTCAATAGTTTCTGGTGGAATACCGACCCCCGTATCCGACACGCGAACCTGAACACGATCAAAACCTTCTTCGATCTCAATTTTCAGTATTTTTTTGGAACATTGTTGCATCGCATCCAGGGCGTTATTAATCAGGTTGACCAACACCTGTTCGAGACGTATCGGCTCCCCCAACACACGAATAGCTGGCGATTTTTTTCCATACACAAGCTGACAATCCAGTTCATTTATTCGGTTTGCCATCAACTCCAGGCTGTCTTCGATGACCTTGTTCAAATCAACCGGCACTCGCTCAGCACTCGCGGCCCGGGCAAAGGCTTTAAGGTGACGAGTGATACCAGCAATTTTTTCCAGCAGCGATTTAATTTTGGCCATATTTTCGCGGGCCTGTTCCGGTTGTTGCTTATCGAGGCGACGGCCCGCGGTATGCAAATGGCTAGCGATGGCCGTCAGGGGTTGGTTGATTTCGTGGGTAATGCCCACGCTAAGCTGCCCCAAAGCCGCCAGCTTTCCGGCTTGAATTAACTCATTCTGGGTTGATTTTAACTGGGCTTCGGCAGCAATACGTTCTTCAACTTCTGCCGCTAATTGCTGGTTGGTAAGCTCAACCGCGATAGCTGTTTGCTGAAAGTGTTTAAGGTCTCTTGCCATCGCTGATATTTCATCATCGCCGGCAATGCGAATCCTGGTATCCAACTGCGCCGAGGCAATGGCTCGCATGTTGTGTTGCAGCTCGAGGATTCGCTGCAGTACATTACGCCGAACATAAAACCATGAAATGGCGGCCGCAATGGCAAGACTGATAAGCGATAACAACAGGATGCTGCGAATACCCGTATTGATCGTACCGATCGCATCATTCAACGACTGGCTTATACGGCCATTGGCTTCATTGGTGTATTGATTGATCTGCGCAGCCAGTTGTTGAATATGCTGCTGGCTGTTGTGCAAAAAGAAGCTTTGTTGATAGCCCAGATCGAGCGCTTCGTTCTTAAGGCGAAACAACGGCCCTTGTCGAGAACCCATGCGTAATAATTCCTCGATCTGTATTGTCATCGTCGGCGTTATCACTGATGCAGGAACCTGAACCAGTTCATGCCTGACTTCGTCACCCAGCTGCTCAAGGCGAATAAAACTATCATCCAGATCGTTAAATGAGGCGTTATTGCGTACGGTTTTTACCATGCCCGAATAGTAATACAGGCGACTGATAATGCCCCATACCGGCTCCGAGCGTTGTGGTTCAGGCAACGATTCCAGAAGCACAATTAATCGCCTGGAAAGGTCAAATGCATTTCTCGATTGTAAATCCAGCGCCCGTCGCAACTGTTCCTGACGCTCCACACTTTGTTCAAGCAACAGCAAGCTGTTATTAATCTGAACGATCAATTCGGTAAAATAACGGTTGTACTCGGGCAGGTTACGCATCAGGCGATCCATCTCATCGATCGCTCGATTCAGCGCTTGCATCAGTTTATCGCGGGCCAGTGCCGAGTCACTGGTCATCAACAGCGGTGCCGTAGCCACAATCAGCCGGCTCCTGTCGTTCAACCGTGCCGCCGCATCCAGACCCGGCACATCCTGTTGTTCGAACGACAGCAAGCGGTCACTCAACCCCAGGTAGGTATTGGTGGCCACCCCGCTGGCTACTACTGTAATCGATGAAATTAGCACGAAGGCCAGAACTAAACGTCCGCCAATACCGAGCCGTCTGTTACCGAGCCTGTCGGAGCTTTTCATGGTTTAGCTTTCATAGTTTTGCTTGTTATTGTTCGAGTTAATTTGCCGTTTTCTGAAAAAAAATGGAGGCACTCCCATTCGAAGGCCTCCATTATTTGCTCTACCTTGCCTCATCATTCGATCATGACTGAGAACAGGGTTCAGGGGCGATAGTCGCTATCACCCCTGTTACTGCGCCTTGGTCCAGCTTTCGAGTAAGACCTCGTAAGCAACCGTTTCACCCTGGGGCTTTTCGTTGCTCAACTTGGCTTTCGGGGAACCAGGCTGGCTCAACCAGTATTCGGCATCGCGCTTGTCATTCATCTTAGGTCCACATTCGCCCTGCACATTGGCACGCTCAAGACGCTTGAGCACCTTATCCTGGGCTGCGGCCAAACCATCCAGCGCTTCCTGTGGGCTCTTCTCACCACTGGCCGCTTCGGCAATAAACTGCCACCACAACTGCGCCAGCTTGGGATAGTCAGGAACATTGGTGCCGGTTGGCGTCCACTGTACCCGCGCCGGACTGCGATAGAACTCAACCAATCCACCCAACTTGGGCGCGGCATCGGTCATCGCCTGGGAGTTGATATCCGACTCACGAATCGGAGTCAGGCCAACCAGGGTTTTCTTCAGGGAAACCGTCTTGGATACCGTAAACTGCGCGTACAACCAGGCTGCTAAACGGTTTTTATCTGGCGTCGAGTTGAGGAAGGTCCAGGCACCCGCATCCTGGTAACCCAGCTTCATACCCTCTTCCCAGTAAGGCCCTTTCGGAGAAGGCGCCATACGCCACTTGGGCGTACCGTCGGCGTTCACCACGGGCAACCCTTCTTTATTCATACTGGCGGTAAAGGCGGTGTACCAGAAGATCTGCTGCGCGATGCTGCCCTGGGCAGGCACTGGTCCCGCTTCGGAGAAGGTCATACCCTGTGCTTCGGGTGGCGCGTATTTACGCATCCAGTCAACATATTTGGTGGTTGCATAAACAGCCGCAGGGCCGTTGGTTGCACCGCCACGCTCGACACTGGAACCAACCGGGCGGCATCCATCCACACGAATGCCCCACTCATCGACAGGCAAGCCATTAGGCAACCCCTTGTCGCCGGCTCCGGCCATGGAGAACCAGGCATCGGTGAAACGCCAACCCAACGACGGGTCTTTTTTGCCGTAATCCATATGACCGTAAACCCGTTCGCCGTCAATCTCTTTGACGTGGACCGAGAAAAATTCGGCGATATCTTCGTAAGCAGACCAGTTCTTGGGCACGCCCAACTCGTAACCGTAGCGATCTTTAAACTGCTTTTTCAGATCGTCACGCGCAAACCAGTCGGCACGAAACCAGTACAGGTTGGCAAACTGCTGATCGGGTAGCTGATAAATTTTACCATCGGGTCCGGTGGTAAAATCCAGGCCGATAAAGTCGGGAAGATCCAGGGTAGGTAAGGTGTAGTCCTTGGCATCACCCTTGATCATATCGGAAATCGGAACCACCTTTCCGTAACGGAAGTGAGTACCAATCAGATCCGAATCATTAATGTAAGCATCGTAAATATTTCGATCCGATTGCATCTGGGTTTGCAGCTTTTCAACCACATCACCCTCTTGAATCAAATCATGATTAACCACAATACCGGTAATTTCGGTAAAGGCTTTGGCCAGCACCTTGGACTCATATTCATGGGTCGCAATGGTTTCGGAGGCCACATTGATGGTCATACCGCGAAAGGGCTTAGCCGCTTCGGTAAACCACTGCATTTCCTTTAATTGCTCGTCCTTGCTCAGGGTCGATTCGGTAAATTCCTTGTCCAGCCATTTGTTGGCCGCATCAGAGTATTGATCTGCCTGCGCCTGCCAACTGGTCGCGGCCAGCGCAATAGCCGCGCTTAGCAGCACAGACCTCTGTACTTTATTATTGTTTTTCATTTTTAACCTCATATTGGTAGCGAGTTTTAACTTTCTACGTGTTACCTCTCCACAGCTTACTGCTCCAGCTTGCTTGTTCGGCATAAGCCGGACATTGGATCCCAACGCGCATCTACCCGTTGACGACCCGTTACCAGCAGGCTACTGCAAAATGCCTGCTTTTATGGTTCTTGCACATTCACAAACATAGATCGAATTGCCTGCGAGGGTTAGCCATAACGCAGCACAATTGCCAACCAGATCGCAGATACCAGCAGTGCCACCCATAGATTGATGTCACTCAACCCCACAAACAGCAAGTGAATATAGGCACTGCTGAGCAGGCCAATAAACAACCGATCACCGCGGGTGGTACTGATGGGTAAAAAACCCTTACGCTCAATGCAGGGTGATTTGATTTCATAGATCGTCATGCAGACGAGAATAGCGGCGATGCTACAAAAGAAGATTGCCGTTGTCTGTGTCCATGCCATCCAGCTCATTGCTTTTCCCCTCTTCCGATCATCACACCCGTCCCAAGGCAAAGCCTTTGGCTACGTGATTACGCACAAACCAGATCACCAGTAACCCGGGAAGAATCGTCAACACACCCGCGGCCGCCAGTACGCCCCAGTCGATACCGGCCGCGCCGATCGTTCGCGTCATTACGGCGGCAATCGGTTTGGCTTCCACCGACGTCAGGGTTCTCGCCAACAGGAGTTCTACCCAGGAAAACATAAAAGCAAAGAAAGCCGTGACACCAATCCCGGAACGGATCATCGGCAGAAAGATACGAACAAAGAAACGCGGAAAGCTGTAGCCATCGATATAGGCTGTTTCGTCAATTTCACGCGGCACTCCCGACATAAAACCTTCCAGAATCCAGACCGCCAAAGGCACATTAAACAGGCAATGCGCCAACGCCACTGCGATCGGGGTATCGAACAGCCCCACCGAAGAGTAGAGCTGGAAAAAGGGCAATAAAAATACCGCTGGCGGCGCCATTCGGTTGGTCAGCAGCCAGAAAAACATATGCTTATCGCCCAGAAACTTGTAGCGACTGAAGGCATAAGCGGCAGGCAGAGCAACCGTCAAGGTGATAATAACGTTGAGACTGACATAGTACATTGAGTTGAAATACCCCATATACCAGCTGGGGTCGGTAAAGATCACCATATAATTATCAAACGTGAAATTCTGCGGCCACAGGGATAACCCCCCCAGAATTTCCTCGTTGGTTTTGAACGACATATTTACCAGCCAATAGATCGGCACCAGAATAAATAGCACGTACAAACTGAGGCCGATTATTTTCTGCTTACTCATATTCATCGATCCGCCTCCTATTCCTTATCCATATGCGTAATGGTGGTAAAAAAGAGCCAGGACACCAGCAGCACGATCAAGAAGTAGATCAAGGAAAATGCCGCAGCGGGGCCCAGGTCGAATTGACCCACGGCCATCTTGGTCAGGGTTTGGCTAAGGAAAGTGGTCGAGTTGCCCGGTCCTCCCCCGGTTAACACGAAGGGTTCGGTGTAGATCATAAAACTGTCCATAAAACGCAGCAGGACACCGATCACCAGTACGTTCTTTAAGCGCGGCAACTGAATATGACGAAAGACCGCCCACTTGGAGGCACGGTCAATTCGAGCCGCCTGATAAAAAGCTTCGGGGATCGCGCGCAAACCCGAATAACAGAGCAGCGCAACCAATGAGGTCCAGTGCCAAACGTCCATCAACAGAACCGTTGCCCAGGCATCTCCGGTGTTGGAGGCGTAGTTATAATCCATACCCAGACTGTTCAACGTCCAGCCAAACAAGCCAATATCGGCACGCCCGAAAATTTGCCAGATGGTGCCCACGACATTCCAGGGAATCAACAGTGGAATGGCCAACAGAATCAGTGACAATGAAGCCATCTTGCCTTTGGTCGGCATCATCAATGCCACTGCAATACCCAGAGGAATTTCGATCAACAGCACCGCAAACGAAAACATAAACTGGCGCAACAGGGAATCGTGCAGACGCGGATCACGCAACACCTCCTGATACCATTCGGCGCCCACGAAGACCGCGTGATTCTGGTCGAAAATATCCTGAACCGAATAGTTAACGACCGTCATCAAGGGAACAATGGCGGAAAATGCCACCAGCAAGAATACCGGCAACACCAGAAACCAGGCCTTGTTATTCTCAACTTTGTTCATGGCTTGGTCTCCTCTTGCTGGCTATCGACCAGGTAATCATCGACGTACAGTTTGAGCCATTGCGCCGGAAAACTGATCCAGGCCTTGCTGCCTTCGACCCAATGATCTTCATCGACCCGGGCTTTCAAGTCCCACATACCCAGACGCAAGGATAAAATC includes the following:
- a CDS encoding sigma-54-dependent transcriptional regulator — its product is MHPDIEVVIIDDDQEVTEALVEMLELEEFKVVAFSSPERALGYLSDECPAVVLSDVKMPKMDGLALLSKLQQCDTEIPVLLMSGHGDIPMAIEAMKQGAYDFLEKPLQPDQLFGRLQRAIEQRQLVLENRYLKSSLHQQQGIERFIIGESMAIKQIRQQVLALAAANVDTIIYGDTGSGKDVVARALHQFSSRKDKRFVAINCGGMSESLIESELFGHEAGAFTGANKRHIGKIEVANGGTLFLDEIESMSLSVQVKLLRVLQERTIERVGSSTPIPVALTVIAASKDDLGKLGDEGGFRKDLYYRLNVASLTIPPLQARPEDVLPLFHFYARKASDNYSRPMPALSPVEASRLLQYPWPGNVRELKNAADRFVLGIRETVATVWPDEHDLESISYDQQMKRYELRILEKGLNATQGQLNEAAELLNLSRKTLYRKMKKHQLDKLHFKSLESERQS
- a CDS encoding DUF2160 domain-containing protein, whose protein sequence is MSWMAWTQTTAIFFCSIAAILVCMTIYEIKSPCIERKGFLPISTTRGDRLFIGLLSSAYIHLLFVGLSDINLWVALLVSAIWLAIVLRYG
- a CDS encoding ATP-binding protein — its product is MKSSDRLGNRRLGIGGRLVLAFVLISSITVVASGVATNTYLGLSDRLLSFEQQDVPGLDAAARLNDRSRLIVATAPLLMTSDSALARDKLMQALNRAIDEMDRLMRNLPEYNRYFTELIVQINNSLLLLEQSVERQEQLRRALDLQSRNAFDLSRRLIVLLESLPEPQRSEPVWGIISRLYYYSGMVKTVRNNASFNDLDDSFIRLEQLGDEVRHELVQVPASVITPTMTIQIEELLRMGSRQGPLFRLKNEALDLGYQQSFFLHNSQQHIQQLAAQINQYTNEANGRISQSLNDAIGTINTGIRSILLLSLISLAIAAAISWFYVRRNVLQRILELQHNMRAIASAQLDTRIRIAGDDEISAMARDLKHFQQTAIAVELTNQQLAAEVEERIAAEAQLKSTQNELIQAGKLAALGQLSVGITHEINQPLTAIASHLHTAGRRLDKQQPEQARENMAKIKSLLEKIAGITRHLKAFARAASAERVPVDLNKVIEDSLELMANRINELDCQLVYGKKSPAIRVLGEPIRLEQVLVNLINNALDAMQQCSKKILKIEIEEGFDRVQVRVSDTGVGIPPETIEQIFDPFFTSKEVGQGLGLGLSISYNIVQDFGGKIRVYEVPEGGSCFVLELQRSPDRTHEGSEHLPKSETQSMTGKLPKEVLDAS
- a CDS encoding ABC transporter substrate-binding protein; amino-acid sequence: MKNNNKVQRSVLLSAAIALAATSWQAQADQYSDAANKWLDKEFTESTLSKDEQLKEMQWFTEAAKPFRGMTINVASETIATHEYESKVLAKAFTEITGIVVNHDLIQEGDVVEKLQTQMQSDRNIYDAYINDSDLIGTHFRYGKVVPISDMIKGDAKDYTLPTLDLPDFIGLDFTTGPDGKIYQLPDQQFANLYWFRADWFARDDLKKQFKDRYGYELGVPKNWSAYEDIAEFFSVHVKEIDGERVYGHMDYGKKDPSLGWRFTDAWFSMAGAGDKGLPNGLPVDEWGIRVDGCRPVGSSVERGGATNGPAAVYATTKYVDWMRKYAPPEAQGMTFSEAGPVPAQGSIAQQIFWYTAFTASMNKEGLPVVNADGTPKWRMAPSPKGPYWEEGMKLGYQDAGAWTFLNSTPDKNRLAAWLYAQFTVSKTVSLKKTLVGLTPIRESDINSQAMTDAAPKLGGLVEFYRSPARVQWTPTGTNVPDYPKLAQLWWQFIAEAASGEKSPQEALDGLAAAQDKVLKRLERANVQGECGPKMNDKRDAEYWLSQPGSPKAKLSNEKPQGETVAYEVLLESWTKAQ
- a CDS encoding carbohydrate ABC transporter permease; amino-acid sequence: MNMSKQKIIGLSLYVLFILVPIYWLVNMSFKTNEEILGGLSLWPQNFTFDNYMVIFTDPSWYMGYFNSMYYVSLNVIITLTVALPAAYAFSRYKFLGDKHMFFWLLTNRMAPPAVFLLPFFQLYSSVGLFDTPIAVALAHCLFNVPLAVWILEGFMSGVPREIDETAYIDGYSFPRFFVRIFLPMIRSGIGVTAFFAFMFSWVELLLARTLTSVEAKPIAAVMTRTIGAAGIDWGVLAAAGVLTILPGLLVIWFVRNHVAKGFALGRV